The Musa acuminata AAA Group cultivar baxijiao chromosome BXJ3-6, Cavendish_Baxijiao_AAA, whole genome shotgun sequence region agattcATAATTCCCAAAGGAGCATGCACTTGGTTTTAGCAGTTCAAAACAggaaaaacaataaaagaaaactGTTTTTAGTTAACTACATACTTTCTagttaaaaattaaaaacaaaaatctcAAGCAAAGAAAAATTTGTGGGTTCATGCCATCTTTCCAAGGTGCAAACGTAAACCATATAGACACTTCAAATATCAGTTCATAATTCTATAATATCTTGTGAGAGAAATGTCCAACTTAAAAAGCCCAAGCGAAAATAAATTGCCAACAATTGCTACAGAGACCATATGGAATAAGAGAAATTCTTTTGCAACTCAAAGGATATCATTTTAACTTGATGAAAAATATCTGGGCTTAAAAAGTTCTACATAAGAAATCAGAACTACAAACACATGAATAAGCCAAACAACCATTAAGCAAGCAGCTTAAGAACAAAAAAAGTAAATGATTAAGCTTCAGTCACCTTAGTTAATTGTTTTGTGGCATATTGTCTGAGACGAACATCAAATGATGATAATATCTCATTTGCCtatcacccaaaaaaaaaaagaaaaattagaagTTAGATAGCAACCAAATTTGTGTTTTTGGACACTTTATAATGAATTTGTACTCGTTAAAACTCAAAGTAACAACATCAAGTAACAATCTGCCATCTCAACCTCAAAATTGTGAAAGGAAATATATAATTAGGATAAAGAAAGGAACTTAAACCTCAATTAAGGTGACATGGATAAAATCTTTAACATGTGAGTAGCGTTCGTGGACatctttgatgatgaaatcactaagTTCACCACTGAACTCAACACCAGTAGGACCACCACCGATAACAACACAATGCAATAGTCTCTTCTTTTCATCCTCTGATATACCTGTTTATGTATATTTTTTGCATGTAAATGGCAGGAAATTAAAGTAATCGAAGATAACTAGGACAACTTTCATAGACTGAAAAATCAACACTATAACATAGAATACAATACAAATAATTGCCAAACTGGTGGAGAAGAGTATCCAATGGTAGATACATAAGCCATAAGCTTAGAATTTGGACAAATATCGAGCACATATGAGGAATGCAAACAGATGTCAAGCCTATAAACATCTTTTAAACAAACTGTATATAGTATATATTCATTCATCATATATCCATGGCATTTCTGCTCACACTCATACATAAAATAACTATCTACGACAACAAACAAACAGGGATATTTCCTGACACTTATGTATTGGATTACTGGATATGTTGAAAGAAGACCTATAGAGACACTAATTAGGCAAGATGAGATCAATTAGGATTAGTGGTccaaagagagacagagagagacctAACAAAATGCTACCAGAAACAATTGAAAGAAAGTTGATAGTTCATAATTTAACTAGGAACTTTGCCAGACACAGAGTTCAATAGTGTGAAATGATCTAAGTAGCAAGACCCAACAGTTTGGACATTACGATGTGCTGCTGTTTTTACTGCTATATATTAACCGATCAGCAATCAAAGCTTAAGCTTTTTGGTGTTAGCCTAAATTAAATTTTCTAGGAAACCCAAGAAGGACAACTGTTCTCACTTCTCACATCACCAGTATTAACAAAACTGAATAATTTAAATTTGTTGGAACTAATGGTGATCTATATTGCAATAAGCAAGTTCTGAACAaagttaattataaaataaacatAAATTTCTGAATGAAATATGTAATTACTTATTAACATTTTGAAATGTGTATAAGTGCATAGTCGTTAGTGTCATCTTATATAACCATTCATACTTCTACCTGACTGAGACTGCCAAGGAACTTTATTATTACTCTAAGTGCATAGAATCTACCTTTTCTTATCTCCACTTGTTGTAGAACTATCATTGAACTATTTATTTAAATCTCATCAGGTCCATATTTGTTAtgcattttatataatatttgccTTTTGCTTATTGAAATTAAATGCAGCTAATTAAATCTCCAGGCAGACATATGCTACTATATACAATATTGGGATGTTGTATAGCTACTGCATTTAACAAGCAAAAACAAGATTACTTTCACCGGAAGAAAATTGAAAATGGAAAAGCTAACTTATGGGTCACAACTAATGaaccatgacaaaaaaaaaattatatgtggaAACTTTGCTCCTATGACAAGCAGAAAATCAAAAGCAATTTCATTTTCAAATGAAATACCAGGCACATCAGATAGCATCAGATTGAGGAGTAGCCTTCTTCGAATTTCTTGGGCATGGTGAACTTCACGCAAAAAGATTGCATGCTCTTTAACACCATTTATACCAAAAGTTGAGgcctctgctccagctgcaataacCAACTTGTCATACGATACCGTAAACTTCCATGGTTCCACAGCATCTCTAACGCCCCCTTGATCAGTAACAGATTCACAATGTACCTTGTATTATGACAAGAAAAAAGTCAAACTGCAATGTCATTACAATTTAACAAATTCTGAAGCTAGAACATGTGTTTTCTTGACAAAGATAGAAACATCCAAAACTGCTAAAGTGACACCAAGAACCAACATGTCATATGACATTAAAAGCTCTGATTTATTCTCCATCCATTGCCAACACTCTTTTCCTAGCTTCTGCTGCGGCATAAACTAGCCAAAGATCCAACATTATAACTAACAACAGCCTAATAGTTCTTGACATTTTCTAAACCCATGGTTGTGTGGGCACGGGTGACTCTCACAATGGCCAAATGTCAGGCATATCACTCTGCAGATTCAACGCATTCAAAAAACAACAAAAATGCTTCCAAAAGAAATGAAAACAAGGTAAACAAGCAGTTTTATTTGTAGCAAAAGATTATCttcttgaagaaatgaaaattgaattttgtttcagtATATGTTAATTGTATGACGAACGAATCAAAGTTCTAATCTTGTTTATCATACTTCTGCATCAAAATCAACAAGCGAACTCACTGTGTGCGCATCAGGGTCGATGGCGGTGCAGCGGGCGAGGAAGAAGTACGAATCGGGGGCGGTGGAGATAGCCGGCTGGATGCGACCGATGGGCTCCGCGACAGAGCGGAACTCGAGGGTGCCGACGCAGGTGGAGGCGAGGAGCGGGGTGAAGACCATGTGGTTCCGTGGGGAGACGCAGACGATGTCGTAGAGGCCGGCATCGACGCTCTTCATCAGCCTGCATGCCGCCCAACCGGTCCCCAGTACCACTAACCTCGGCTTGTCCAGGCCGGGACTCGTGGGCCCGAGTCCCTCGTGGAAGGCGGATCCGGAGGAGCTGAAGCCTGCCAACCCCGGATCGGCGGAGATCGTAGAAGTGAATCGATTCGCCGGCTTCCATATGGAGGAGGAGCGGGAGAGGCGAGTGAAGCTTCGGACCCAAgccatcaagagagagagagagagtgccgtGAGGGATCGGATTTGAAGGAAGGGGAGGGGAGGCGGCGGAGATAGTGGCGGCAAGACGGTGGTCAGACAGAGAGCGCAAGTTAGTTGGATCTGTTGGGGAGTGAGAAAAGTGGATGGTGGATGGATGGACAGAGATCGACCGATCGCATGATTCACGGAGAGATGGATCAGATATCGGTCAACTCCGACTGCGTATTCTGCAATTTTGGGTCCCAccaaaatcgataatattaatttatatatatatatatatatatatatatataatatttgatggAGCCATAAATTAATTTAGTTAACAttcgattaaaaaataataataatagaaaattCAAGAAAAGAAACTTTGAATCATGAGATGTTTCTCATACACATTTAGCCCACAGAATCAATCTCATGATATGATCGAATATAGTAAATATTAACCTTCACAAATCTGTTTTTAGTGATTCGAGTagaaaaataaaggataaaaaagtGCACAAAAATACGGCTGAAATCTTTGAGTAATAATAGTAATAGTCGTATTTTCTAATTGTATTGGACTATGCTTTTAGGTTCAGTTTCATGTGTTTGGCTCTTTCCATAATAGTTTAAGCTTTTAGAATTAATCATCACtcaatcaaaatctttatcataaCAAATACTCCAAACATCATTTTGCCCTTCTTTGTTCCAATTTCCAACTCTTATAAAAGATATTTTCATGCCAAAACACTCAATGGAAAGATCTAGTACAAAGATGTTGTTATTTACTTAGGTCTATTCATCAAAGATGTTCTTCCCAAAAATCATTCAAAAGATATCAACTAGTTTTAATCAGTAAATGCTTTGATCTCTTGATAGAGATATCTTGAAATCAATTCTCGTTTTTACAACTTATCCTttgcacaaaaaaaaatattttcttgatgTCCTGTGAGCTTATCATAATATTGTACACTTAATTTGATTAACCAAGTCACACTCTCTAGCATCAATGTCTTCTGCACTGATAGTATTATTAATAAATCAGATTATGATACAATCATCTCAAATGGAACACTAAAGGCAACTCAGCATTTATACTAGCATCCTCTAACCAAAAGCCAAAACCACTCCCACATTTGTTCACTGAGGTACACAAGGAAGAACAAGAAGCTGTGGCTACAGGAGCAAGTCATTGAACCCAAAAACCAATCCCACACTTGGATACAAATAGGACAATTTGTAGCTATGCTGTATCAGCACACTACCACCAAGGCTGCTCCGCAACTTGAGCAGGCCATCTGATCCCTCCATTGCTGCTTGTTACACCCTCTTCTTGGTAGCTACTTCTGTCGATGAGGCAATATCAATCTTCACAGGCCATGAATGCCGCCTGGTCCTTGCAGAAGACAATACATTGCTCTTCGCCACTGCTGGGAATGATAAATGCTTTTTTACTAATGAGATGGATCCCTTCTCGGAAGTCTCAGGTTGATAACTTTGTGTTCCATGGAACCGTGACCTGGCTCGAGCTGATTTCGTGAGTGCCATGTAGCTCGGAGTGGTCGGTGAGCTCACCAGACTCTCACCACCCGTCATCAATGGCCCTGCAATGCTGTGCCGCCTCCGCCGTTGCTCAGGCTGAAAGCTCGGCTTGCTCCTCGGGTCACTGTCTACGGAGCACTGACCATCTCTTGGGCTCACCGATTTCTTTGTGCTTGCAGTCGATGGTGTCTTGGAGCGCGGTGTTGCCGGTGACTCTTGGCTGGAAGACTGGCTCGACTTCTGAGCTACTGATAGGGTGCAGTCCAAGCTCGTGTCGCGATGTTTCCTTGTCTGTGCCATGACGTTGCAGTTGGAACTGTCGGTGAAGGCACGGTCATTGATTTCCATCGCGCTGTTGTTCGGTGTTGCTGCCATCCACTGTGCCAACCAGCCCCATCCCCACTGTGGGTTGCTTGGCTGTGTGTGCAGGGATCTAGTAGAGCTCTTCCACTGTGCCAGAGAAAATACATAGAATCATGTTTGCAGTACAGGGTGCCAAAACAAAGACCAGAAGAAAGTAGTGTGGTGAAGACACTTGAGAACTGAAATAACAAGGGCGATGGATGTATCTGCTGTAGAGAATACAAGAAGAAAAGACCAGTAGGAAGAGCAGCGAATAACAAGATGGACAAATTCACAAACAAAACTGCTGGTTTTACCATGACAATGCTAGTGCAGTGAAAAAACTCGAGAACTGGATTAGCAAGGACACTGGATCTCTAAGCAGCACAGAATACAAGAACAAAGAACAGTCAATAAGAAGAACAAAGAATAATAAGATTGCCTAGTTTGGAGAATATTAATTAGCATCATGTCTCATCTAAGAGCTTAAACATTTAGATACAATTAAAttgaaaaaaatttaagaaaacatGACCAATAAATGATAGTGCAGTGGAGAAACTTGAGAACTGAAATATAGCAAGAATAACGGATGTGCATTGAAGAGTCGAAATGCCCACTACCTGATGAGAAAATGCATAAGCTAGTGCCCTTTCTCTTCTTACAGCAGCTTCCTGTTTGTTCAAAAGTTTTGTTTCAGCTTGTTCTTTGGATTGAGCACTATCATTCCATCCCTCTCCAATCTGTCACCGGGAATTAACCATTAGCCTAAAGATGGAAAACGTTGATTTGTAGGAAAAGATGAGTAAAGAATTTCAGAAGATCTGCAATGTGAAAATGCATGAATAGAACACAGATGAAGAAGTGTAAAGTTTTAGACTTCATCATGAATAGAAACAGTGATGCAAAGATGATGAAGTGTAAAGTTTTAGACTTCATTGTGTAAATGGTGCATAATTTTGTAAACCATCCTTCTCTACATCTAAACCACTTCTTATTACCTCATCCTTTTAACGATATCAATTGTTGCCAGCAATTTAAATTTCTCTAATTCCAAGCATCAAGGTGAAATGATATTGAAGATAGTGACATAAAAATACGTTCTTACCTTTACTACTGGTTGCTTCCCACATTTTCTTTGCAGATGCCCCTGGAGAGCCTGGTTTTGGTCCGTCATGCTGTTCCTCCTTGAATGTAGCTGTGTCTGAACTCTTGCCAGCGTTTGCAGGCACTGCAGTGTGTTTGTTGTTTGAGACTTGACAGCATTTTTGTCTACCAATCTCCTCAACCTAAGCAGTCCTCTGAGTGCTCTCCATGATCTCCTCGCCTTAACAAAATTTGCAAGAAAAGATAAATGCAGCAACACAATTAGATTATCAGCAATCAAGGACCAGCATAAGATGGTAATTGAGCATCAAGATGATAGGTGCAGTAACAATTTGGACTTCACTCCCTTCCAAACTAGTTTATCATGTTATAACTAGATGTTTCCCTTAACAGATTATATCATTGCAACAGAATAGCAAAACAACTGTCCTTTTTGTACTTAAAAGAGTTACCAAACAaacttagcatttatcacttgagCGAAAAACATCAAGTAGAGTTTTCATGATAGAGTTTGTAAACACTAAGACTCATGGTTTTTCCTATATGCCAATGTTCACATCAAAAAGTTCCAAGTAAATTAGCTTCATCTAACTTGCTTTATGTACTTAAGAACATATCCATTAAAATCCAATGTGTCATTGACCTTCTGTTGGTTAAAACAGGTTAATCACTTCTGAACTCAAGCTAAAATAGGAAGATTAGAACATAAAGGTTGGAAGGTTCTCCAACAACTAAAAGCCTAGGCATTGCATTCATGAAAGGACTTCAAAACTGAACAAATTATGGATCTTGTGGATGAGCAAGCACCAAAAGAACAAATTCCTGAACAACGAGACTTACCAAGTATCCACGGAACACGGCCTGGATCTTAGTGGCTGCAATTTCTCGTCTTGATTTACCTGTGAGCCTCGTTGTTAAGGTGGTGAGGCGAATGACCTCTGCAGCAGCCTGAGCAGCAACAACTGCAGCCTCTGCAGCAACAGCGCTGGCAAGAGCCACCGAGTAGGCGTGCTTGCTGTGTTCATCCTCTTTTGCTGTCAGCTCGACATCCTCAACCGGAGCAGATAACAGCGGTTGTGCAGCATTAGCTTCCAATTCTTTTGAAAGGAGTGAATCAGACAGCTTGGATTTGCCAATACTTCTCCCAAGATCACTTTGACAGCACTGTGGGACCAAAGCTCTCTTGACAGCAGTAAACCACTGCCCTTCTCTCACCATGCTCTCCTGCCGCTAAATCGCTCCTGCACATGAACCTTCATGGAATAAGAAGGTAAGAAACCGCAACCAAGGCCAAATCCTGGCTTCCCAAGCTATCCCAAATCTACCACAACCTACGGAGGCTAGAATATCCACAATGTAAAGAACATACATTTCACCTCAGTGATAAAGTTCTTGAGCTTATTAGAACAGAGATTTCCGTTTCAAAACGGAGCTTTtacaaagaaaaatcaaaatatcCGTTTCAAGAACAGAGATTTCCGTCCCAAGAACtgtacaagaaaaaaaatcacatgGACAGCAAAACAATTAGAAGAACAAGAACAGAGACATAACACGAAAAGCCGAAGTTTTCGATTCAAGAACGGACCTTTGACAAAGATTTCATCTTTACCCAAAAGAACAGAAGCTACAAATAACCAAAATCACATTGTGAGGTGGAGAACTATGAGGACTCTTCGTTTCAAGAACAGAACTTTACTAAAGTTCGGAGCTTTTACACGAAAATATCACATGGATAGCAAACGAATTAGAAGAACAAGAACAGAGACATAACACGAAAACCCGGAAATTTTCGATTAGATAACGGAGCTTTTATAAAGATTTCATCTTTACCCGGAAGAACAGAAGCTACAAATAACCAAATCACAGTGTGGGGTGGAGAACTATGAGGACTCTTCGTTTCAAGAACATAACTTTACCGAAGTTCCATCTTTACCCGGAAGAACCAGAGCTACGAAAAACCAATCACATCGGAAGGAAAACCAACGAAGAGGAAATCACCGAACTACTCGGTTTCAGAAAAGTTCTGCAAACGTGGGATGGTACGGAGCAGAAGAGGGAACAGTTCAAGAATGATCAAGTCGGAAGCAGCAAAAGGAGACGCTCTTTGGGAATCGAAAGCCATTACTTGATGAAACGACGACGGGGAGAACGCCGAGGTGACGTGCGAGGGGGGGCACAGGGTCGGAGGCGGGAGGAGGCCAAAGACCAAAGAGAGAGCTTTTCCTGTTCCTCCTCACCAACGATGAAAGTAAACAACGAGGCCTTTCAAAGACCGGAACTTGGGAGGTTGGACGCGGCTGGCGAGCGGAGCGCACGGGCACCACAGCCTGTCTTCCCCCGCGCTCTCTCGTCGCCCACTTTGGCAACAGAAGAGGGGCTGTTCCCCCTTCCGTTCCagctttctttctcctcctcttttgatGTGCTGGATCCGGTAACCGCCCACGTTTAACGAGGGCCGAGGTGTTGACGATGGGTAGCCCTCAGCGGTTCAAAACTGAAATTGAACTGAAACCGGGTGGCTCGCCGGTTTGAAATTGTATCTAAACCGGAAATGAACCGATTATTTAtgattcaaaaatatttttcctaattttgaattataatttttatttttatttttatttttatttttaatcaccATACAGAAACTATTGATATCGAAAGTATTTATGGATTGATCATGTCAACCTAACGCAATTGAATTAGTTTCTTGGATACATAGACGCAAGTAGAGGTTAATGCatcagaagaaaagaaagaaggaatAGAGACACTGTTCCCTTTGTTTGAAAAAGAATACACAACCAGCTGTTTTACGATACAACACTAATATAACAATACATTCACGGATGAGAAAGAAGTCAATCAACAAAACAGGTGCCAAAGAATACATTGTTCTCCAAAATCATACAGCAAATGCAAAATGCAAGTAAAAAACAGTACTAACATCAGCATGGTATTTATCTTTTCAACATCACGAGACTTCATAAATGTGAGGTCTGCTTATGTAGCTTACTGCTGCTCTTTAACGCTGGTCTTTAAGAAGTGGCAGAGAAACATATGATATAGATGCTTCTCCTACTCTTGAAAATCTCCTGCTGCCATGATCCACTGAGATTCAACTCTATGTCATATGAATTCATTAAAGAAAAAACACCTGAAAATTTTTCAGCCACATGCACACCTCGTCCTGTGCACAACAGGTATAAACTTCAGGATCAGATAAGGTTCATGGAGAAAAAAATCGATGAAGAGAATTAAACAAAGATTACATTTTCCTTGATGAAATGAAAGCAACCATCATTTGGCACGATATCAGCAATCTTCTTACATTTACAATCAGCTGATCGCAAGCACACTTCTGGATGATGAGTTTTCTTCTTTGCCTCGATACCTCTGCAGTTTGAATCCACTACACAAGCCATAATATTTTCGTCTCACAAGGAAGAAATAGGCATAATTTAGACAATTCCTCTGCCATGAGATTAATTAGCAAAAAGATTCTTTCATTCATTGCCAAGGTGGCTTATATGATTTATCAGCCCACCTCTGGATCCTCACTCAGCTTGACTCCCACACAACATCTTCCTGCGGTAGACTTCAGTTGTCGGAATAATttagacaaaaaataataataataaagcttcATTTATGTAAAGCTATACCAGTGTTGCCATGATAATACATCTAAACCTCTAATCCTTGTATGCTGCTGACCTATGCAAAATTCATAGTGACTTTAATATTGCAAGATTGATATTCTAGCCTACTCACAATTAAACAACTGCATACAGATTAATTTTACAGCATAAGAATCATTTTGTATTAGAGACAAGAGATCATTTTCTATTCAAACAAGATGATACGGGAATCTTCCGTGATCCTTATAAATCATTAAGTGCCCTCAACTAGTAACACAGACAAAAACACTTCATATGCCATTTTTATGACTAACCTTTAGCTGGTAAGGAGGGTCATCAAGAAAATAAGACCATTATCATAACAAAATTCATCCACATCCAGGGAGAACCAAGCAATAGTCAACCCTATAAAATGGTATAGAGAAGACAAAACACAAGCTACTGATAATGCAATGTCAAAAAAGACAAATAAAACATCTTTATATATAATGAAGCataaatgtacaagatagcaagtttttcagCCACGAATTTTGACAACTCAAAGAGGTAACTAAAAGCTTACACTAAGCAAAGAACCCTCTCTTGCAGGCGAAAACAAAGAATTCACTGTCACAGAATGCCTTGTTGAATTGAAATTTGACTCTCTTGCTCAATCCTCTGATTCTTATTACCAAAATATCCATACCCAGGCTCCTAACACGCTTAATTATCTTAATGTTGCTATCTCCTCTCCTTGATTACAAAACTCTATATGCGGTGTCAGTCAAATGAAACTTCAACTTCAGCACCCGAACTTTCATTGGTATGTGAAGCCCAATATCAGCACAAGACAACTCACACGAATATTTATGGAGGCAGTTacttacaaaatttacatatatttataaatataacaaTCTACAAATTACAAACCAGTCTAACTCCAACCATGAGTATGTATAAAAATGAATGCCACCAAGCATATTTTCCTCGAGTGATTGCTAACGAGGAACGATCGCCAGTGGCAGATGGTTTCTTTAGCTTATGATATTGTTAGGTGCTGATGTGCCCAAGTCAAATCAGCACTTGACCGTCCATAAGCATTTGAATGGTTGGAAGATGCCTCGTGGACATACAAGAAAATCCTTCTGTACCATCAATTACTAATTAACTTATTCTTTGAGTTCAAGACTAGACAACACATCAGACAATCAAACAGCCAAACTCAATTAACGCTCATAGGTCAACTACATTGTCTTGCAAGTTTCTGGTTTTGTCAGGTAAAGTCTACTGGAAACTTTTCATCTTTCACAGCATCACAAACTCATAAAGCATAACAGCATCAAGAGTTTTAAAGAGTTCACATCACAATATAATTAGTCTCCAAGTTGGTCCAAAGAAAGTACCACTAAATGGAGTTGTTTGTGGAAGCAGGTGATGGTAGCATAATACAGTTACAAATAGCACAATGCAAGATATAAATCAGGATTAACCCAAACATCAAAAAGAGTTACAGTATAACATATAATATAGTCAAAGACACAAAAAGAGAACCCTGAGATTATTAACGTCCCAGAATTGAATACCACTAACAGTACTTTCCTCAAAGATGATTGCTTTAAGGAAGGATTGCGAGTGGCAGATAGTCTCTTTAGCTTATGCTTTTGTTACGTGCTGATATGCACAAGTCCAATCAGCACTTGACCGTCCATAAGCGTTCGTACAGTAGAAGGTGGCCTCATGGAGACACAAGACATCCTTTTCTACCATCATTTCCTTTTCAACTACTTTAGAGTCACAAGAGAAGGCACTCAATGGACCAGGATCAGAAATCAGAACGCCAAACCCTTACCTCTCAATAGGATGAACGCATTGCCTCGGAAATTTCTGGTCGTACTAACTAAAATCAACCAGACAATCATCATCATACGCTAAGCGGATCACCTCAAACAAAAGATCGATATGGAGTCAACTAAACCATCAAAAAACGAAAGAGATTGAAATAAGTAGGAGGGAAGAGGACTACCCCATCTGTAATCGAAGAAGGCGGCGCCCGTAGGACTTCCACCTCAAAGGCGAGAGCTTTCGTTCGCCACCGACGTCATCTCTGGGTTTTGGAACGAGAGGTTGTGTTGTGCGTATGTATAG contains the following coding sequences:
- the LOC135639971 gene encoding protein IQ-DOMAIN 3-like: MVREGQWFTAVKRALVPQCCQSDLGRSIGKSKLSDSLLSKELEANAAQPLLSAPVEDVELTAKEDEHSKHAYSVALASAVAAEAAVVAAQAAAEVIRLTTLTTRLTGKSRREIAATKIQAVFRGYLARRSWRALRGLLRLRRLVDKNAVKSQTTNTLQCLQTLARVQTQLHSRRNSMTDQNQALQGHLQRKCGKQPVVKIGEGWNDSAQSKEQAETKLLNKQEAAVRRERALAYAFSHQWKSSTRSLHTQPSNPQWGWGWLAQWMAATPNNSAMEINDRAFTDSSNCNVMAQTRKHRDTSLDCTLSVAQKSSQSSSQESPATPRSKTPSTASTKKSVSPRDGQCSVDSDPRSKPSFQPEQRRRRHSIAGPLMTGGESLVSSPTTPSYMALTKSARARSRFHGTQSYQPETSEKGSISLVKKHLSFPAVAKSNVLSSARTRRHSWPVKIDIASSTEVATKKRV
- the LOC135641856 gene encoding internal alternative NAD(P)H-ubiquinone oxidoreductase A2, mitochondrial-like translates to MAWVRSFTRLSRSSSIWKPANRFTSTISADPGLAGFSSSGSAFHEGLGPTSPGLDKPRLVVLGTGWAACRLMKSVDAGLYDIVCVSPRNHMVFTPLLASTCVGTLEFRSVAEPIGRIQPAISTAPDSYFFLARCTAIDPDAHTVHCESVTDQGGVRDAVEPWKFTVSYDKLVIAAGAEASTFGINGVKEHAIFLREVHHAQEIRRRLLLNLMLSDVPGISEDEKKRLLHCVVIGGGPTGVEFSGELSDFIIKDVHERYSHVKDFIHVTLIEANEILSSFDVRLRQYATKQLTKSGVRLVRGVVKDVQPEKVILNDGTEVPYGLLVWSTGVGPSPFVKSLYFPKSPGGRIGVDDWLRIPSVQDVFAIGDCSGFLETTGKPTLPALAQVAERQGKYLSNLLNQIGKAGGGYRNAAENLELGDPFVYRHLGSMATVGRYKALVDLRQNKEDKGLSLTGFISWFIWRSAYLTRVISWRNRFYVAINWLTTFVFGRDISRI